In the Heptranchias perlo isolate sHepPer1 chromosome 45, sHepPer1.hap1, whole genome shotgun sequence genome, one interval contains:
- the nprl3 gene encoding GATOR complex protein NPRL3 has translation MGEDTNPISVILVSSGSRGNKLLFRYPFQRHQEQQGAQTSKPSSPYALHSTAESAEDQDGDSREPPPLTDEELVAG, from the exons ATGGGGGAGGACACCAACCCCATCAGTGTGATCCTGGTGAGCTCCGGGAGCCGGGGCAACAAGCTGCTCTTCAGGTACCCCTTCCAGCGCCACCAGGAGCAGCAAGGAGCCCAGACCA GCAAGCCCAGCAGTCCCTACGCGTTGCACAGCACGGCGGAGAGCGCGGAAGACCAGGACGGAGACTCGAG AGAACCGCCTCCTCTCACTGACGAAGAGTTGGTAGCAGGGTAA